The Canis lupus dingo isolate Sandy chromosome 8, ASM325472v2, whole genome shotgun sequence genome has a segment encoding these proteins:
- the LOC112656956 gene encoding MAP3K12-binding inhibitory protein 1 isoform X8 produces the protein MAAAVELSRSSSGDRSPERSCSPNLSQELNLRDDVVKITIDWNKLQSLSAFQPALLFSALEQHVLYLQPFLAKLQPLIKEENTTIVGEIERTETGNKNEVNAKFPISDLQEEEKHEDCDLGDVKKTQIHFDPEVVQIKAGKAEIDRRISAFIERKQAEINENNVREFCNVIDCNQENSCARTDAIFTPYPGFKSHVKVSRVVNTYGPQTRPEGIQGSGHKPNSMLRDCGNQAVEERLQNIEAHLRLQTGGPVPRDIYQRIKKLEDKILELEGISPEYFQSVSFSGKRRKVQPPQQNYSLAELDEKISALKQALLRKSREAESLATHHLP, from the exons ATGGCTGCTGCCGTTGAGCTTAGCCGCTCGAGCAGTGGTGACAGGAGTCCGGAACGGAGCTGCAGCCCCAATCTCTCCCAAGAG CTTAACCTCAGAGATGATGTGGTGAAAATTACAATCGATTGGAACAAGCTCCAGAGCCTCTCAGCATTCCAGCCCGCATTGCTCTTTAGTGCACTTGAGcaacatgttttatatttacag CCTTTTTTAGCAAAACTTCAGCCTCTGATTAAAGAGGAGAATACAACTATTGTTGGAGAGatagaaagaacagaaacaggGAACAAGAATGAAGTAAATGCCAAATTTCCCATTAGTGACctacaagaggaagaaaagcacgAAGATTGTGATTTAGGAGATGTGAAAAAGACACAGATCCATTTTGATCCAGAAGTAGTACAAATAAAGGCTGGAAAAGCAGAA ATTGACAGACGAATATCTGCGTTTATTGAAAGAAAGCAAGctgaaatcaatgaaaacaaCGTCAGGGAATTTTGCAATGTTATTGATTGTAATCAAG AAAACAGTTGTGCAAGAACTGATGCCATTTTTACTCCTTACCCAGGATTTAAAAGTCATGTGAAAG TTTCTAGAGTTGTGAATACATATGGACCACAGACTAGACCTGAAGGAATTCAAGGGTCAGGTCATAAGCCTAACAGCATGCTCCGAGATTGTGGTAATCAGGCTGTAGAAGAACGACTACAAAATATTGAGGCTCACTTGCGATTGCAAACAG gtGGTCCGGTGCCAAGGGATATTtatcagagaattaaaaaactTGAGGATAAAATCCTTGAATTGGAAGGAATCTCTCCTGAATATTTTCAATCCGTA agcttttctggaaaaagaagaaaagttcaaCCACCTCAG CAGAACTATTCACTGGCTGAACTTGATGAAAAAATTAGTGCCCTCAAACAAGCCCTGCTCAGAAAAtcaagagaagcagaatccctggcTACTCACCACCTTCCGTGA